The genomic interval CGTGCTGAGCAGCTCAACCGCCCGTTGCAATGAGATCCTCCGTCTGTGGACGGCGTCCAGCAGCAGCGGCAGTCGCGTCTCCAACCCCGGGAACCCGGCGGGGGGAACAAAGATATCCCCGCCGCCCCGCTCCTTCTCTTCCACGGTGTAGGGAGCATGGTCGCTGCCGATGGAGTCGATGGTGCCGTCTTCCACGTACCTCCAGAGGCGCTCCACCGTTTCGGCATCGCGCAGCGCGGGGTTGCACTTGGCGTAGGCACCGTGCTCCTCGAGAGCCTCCTCGGTGAGGTAGAGATAGTGGGGGCAGGTCTCGATGGTGATCTCCTGCCCTTTCCGCCGGGCGCGGGCGGCCATCTCCACCGCCTCGGGCGTGGAGATATGCACCAGATAGAGGGGCGCACCGGCTTCCCTGGCCAGGCTGATCAGCCGCTGTACCGCCAGCACCTCCACGATGGGCGGCCGGGAGCGGGCGTGATCCATGGGCGTCGTCGCCCCGGCCTTCCGGAAGGCGGCGATATTCCCGGCGACAATGGCATTGTCCTCGCCGTGGGCGGCTGCGGGCAGTCCCGTCCGCCCGATCTGCTGCAGGACATTCCGAAGGTCGTGGTTGTCCTTGCTGGTCAGGCCCACGAACTCCTTGTCCCGTCCCTCCGGCGCCTCGTGGAGAAAGGTCTTGTACCCTACAATACCCTGTCGGGCGATCCGGGGAATGTGTTCCAGGGTCTCCCCGCCGGCGGCGCCGAGGAAGGCCACATCCACCCGGGCCTGCTCCCGCACGGCTTCGACACGGTTCATCAGGATCTCCACGGAATACTGCGGCGGTGTGGAGATGGGATGCTCCACCACTGTGGCGACACCACCGGCTGCGGCGGCCGCCGTACCGGTTGCAAAGGTCTCGCGGTGGGCGCCACCGGGGTAGCGGATGTGTACGTGAGGGTCCACGCCGCCGGGGAGGAGACACAGACCTTGACCATCGACCGTCGTCTCCGCTTCGGGCAGGGTGCCGGTCTTGCCGATGGCGACAACCCTCCCGTTGTCAACCGCAACAGCGCCCGGGAAGACGCCTCCCTCGGTCACAACATCTACATGATCGATACGCAGCTCAACCTGCATAGATACCTCGTTCCTTTCGCTCATTTCCGCATACCTGGCGAGCGGTTCCCGCCGGGATCCTCTCCCTTCCCGGGCAGCCGCGACGCGATACACTCGCCGGCCTCCAGGACAACCGGCACCAGCGCGTCGAGCCGTTCCCGGCCTTCGTAGTCAAAACGGGGACCGGCGATGGTCAATGCCGCCGGATATTCGCTGTCGGGAAGGTGGACAGGAACCGCTATGGAACCGGCGCCGGGGTCCACCTCCTCCACACTGACCGCATAGCCGTGCAGGCCGATCTCCTTCAGTTCCTCCCGGAGACACTCCGGATCGGTGATCGTCGCCGGCGTATAGGAGACCAACGGGCGGGAGAGCACCCGCCGGCGGAATGCCTCGGGGGCGAAGGCCAGCAGCACCTTCCCCGTGGCCGCTGCGGTCAGCGGCGTCTGCTTGCCGACCCTGGCCACCATCTTGAGGGCGTTCGGGGATTCGCACTTGTGGAGACAGACGGCGCTCTCCCCGCTAATCATGCTCAACAGGGTGGTCTGCTGGAGCCGCTCTACAAGCTCCAGCATCACCGGCGAACCGCTCCGTACAAGCTGCAAACCCCTGCGCCACTCATCGGCCAGGGTCAGAAAGCGCACACCAATGCGGTAGTTGCCGGTCTCCTCGTCCTGGTACACCCAGCCCCGCTTTTTCAGGATAACGAGGATCCGGTGGATGGTACTCTTGGAGGAACCGCACCGTTCGGCGATCTCCCGGACACCGATGTCCCGTTCTGTGGCCATGAGGATCTCCATAATGGAGACCATCTTCATGACATGCTCCCCGCTCCGTTTGGCGTTCATTCCCGTCTCTCCCCGTCAACAGCAGCACGGAACAGGCCTGCGAGGCTACCCGTTCTCCCGGCCGTATTCCCCTGCGGCGACGCTCTCGATGGCGTCGAAGATCTTGTCGTAGCCTGTGCAGCGGCAGAGGTTGCCGGAGAGCGCCTCGCGGATCTGCGGGCGCGTGGGGCGGGGCGTGCCGTCCAGCAGAACCTTGGCCGAGAGGATCATCCCCGGTGTACAGAAGCCGCACTGGATCGCTCCGTGCTCGATAAAGGCCTGCTGCAGCGGGTGCAGCTCCCCGTTCTGTTCAAGCCCCTCTATGGTGGTGATCTCGCATCCGTCGGCGTCGACGGCCATCATCAGACAGGAGTTCACGTTCCTGCCGTCCACGATCACCGTGCAGCTGCCGCACTCCCCCTCGCCGCAGGCCTCCTTGGTGCCGGTCAGCCCCAGTTCGTCCCGGAGGAGCCGACCGAGGGTCCAGTGGACGGGAACGGTGCGTTCGGCTTCGGCCTTGTTCAGTATAAAGCGAATCTGTTTTTCCTGCATGCCCTCTCCTCCTCAGGCGCCCATGAGCGTGCTCAGGGCACGGGATGTCAGCGTCCCCGCCACATCGCGGCGGTACGCTTCGGACCCCCGGACATCGCTGATCGGCCGGACCGCGGCCTGCACAGCCCGCTCAACCCGGTCCACCGCGGCGCTGTCGGGGCGGATGCCCTCCAACAGCTCTTCGGCTTCCCTGATGCGCAGGGGTACAGGCGCCACGGATCCCAGAGCGATACGCGCCTTCCTGCAGACGCCCTCTCCATCAAGGGTCAGCAGAGCGGCCACGCCCACCACCGAGATATCACCCGACTTGCGGGGACCCTGTTTCAGATAGATCTGCGGGCTCTCCTCTTCGGGAAGGGGAACCACAATGTCGGTGAGCAGTTCGCCCTGTTCCAGGCAGGTCGCCCCCGGTCCGGTGAAGAAGTCGTGCAGCGGCAGTGTCCGCACCCCTCCGGGGCCGGTGATCTCCACCTCGGCA from Synergistales bacterium carries:
- a CDS encoding (2Fe-2S)-binding protein; amino-acid sequence: MQEKQIRFILNKAEAERTVPVHWTLGRLLRDELGLTGTKEACGEGECGSCTVIVDGRNVNSCLMMAVDADGCEITTIEGLEQNGELHPLQQAFIEHGAIQCGFCTPGMILSAKVLLDGTPRPTRPQIREALSGNLCRCTGYDKIFDAIESVAAGEYGRENG
- a CDS encoding xanthine dehydrogenase family protein subunit M encodes the protein MKPFDYREPATVNETWSLLEQYGADACLLAGGTDLVVRMKKGVSAPRYLVNIKNLSGLQGIRREAGALHLGPAVRLADLAAAPEVCDAAPVLAEAVLTIGTPQVRNLGTIGGNLCNASPCADSAPALLVLDAEVEITGPGGVRTLPLHDFFTGPGATCLEQGELLTDIVVPLPEEESPQIYLKQGPRKSGDISVVGVAALLTLDGEGVCRKARIALGSVAPVPLRIREAEELLEGIRPDSAAVDRVERAVQAAVRPISDVRGSEAYRRDVAGTLTSRALSTLMGA
- the allB gene encoding allantoinase AllB, which translates into the protein MQVELRIDHVDVVTEGGVFPGAVAVDNGRVVAIGKTGTLPEAETTVDGQGLCLLPGGVDPHVHIRYPGGAHRETFATGTAAAAAGGVATVVEHPISTPPQYSVEILMNRVEAVREQARVDVAFLGAAGGETLEHIPRIARQGIVGYKTFLHEAPEGRDKEFVGLTSKDNHDLRNVLQQIGRTGLPAAAHGEDNAIVAGNIAAFRKAGATTPMDHARSRPPIVEVLAVQRLISLAREAGAPLYLVHISTPEAVEMAARARRKGQEITIETCPHYLYLTEEALEEHGAYAKCNPALRDAETVERLWRYVEDGTIDSIGSDHAPYTVEEKERGGGDIFVPPAGFPGLETRLPLLLDAVHRRRISLQRAVELLSTNPARAYGLYPRKGAIRVGADADFVLVNPGESSVVERASMHTMARDVAKVYEGWRLYGRVHTTFVRGRQVFGDGVVTGEPGYGTWVAAERHARQTEEGTRQ
- a CDS encoding IclR family transcriptional regulator — translated: MNAKRSGEHVMKMVSIMEILMATERDIGVREIAERCGSSKSTIHRILVILKKRGWVYQDEETGNYRIGVRFLTLADEWRRGLQLVRSGSPVMLELVERLQQTTLLSMISGESAVCLHKCESPNALKMVARVGKQTPLTAAATGKVLLAFAPEAFRRRVLSRPLVSYTPATITDPECLREELKEIGLHGYAVSVEEVDPGAGSIAVPVHLPDSEYPAALTIAGPRFDYEGRERLDALVPVVLEAGECIASRLPGKGEDPGGNRSPGMRK